From the Comamonas antarctica genome, the window ATGGTTTCGGTCATTGGCGTCTCCACCACGCCAAAACCCACGGTGTTGCAGCGGATGTTGTACTTCGCCCATTCGCGCGCCGCGCACATCGTCATGCCCAGCACGCCGGCCTTGGCCGTGCCGTAGTTGATCTGGCCGATGGTGCCGCGGCGGCCCGCGTCGGACGAAATGTTGACGATCGAGCCGGCGATCTGCTCGCCGGCCTTGGCGCGCGCCAGCAGGTGGCGGCCCAGCGCCTGCAGGAACTGGAAGGCGCCCGTCAGGTGCACGTCGATCACGGTCTGCCAGGACTCGAGCGTCATCTTGTCGATCATCGCGGTGCGCGTCACGCCGGCGTTGTTGACCAGGCCGTTGACGCCGCCGAACGCGGCCACGCCGGCATCGACCGCGGCCTGGGCCACGGCGGGGTCGGTGACGCTGCCGATCACGGTCACGCAGCGGCCTTCGCCGAGTTCGGCGCGCAGCGCCGCGAGCGCCGCGTCATTGAGGTCCACCGCCACCACCTTGCCGCCCAGCGCGACGATGGTCGAGGCCAGCGCCTTGCCTATGCCCTGGGCCGCGCCGGTGACGATGATCTGCTTGTTGTCGAGAGAGAAGTCGGGAGTTTGCACGAATAAGTCCTTGATGTCGGTGCCCGCGCGGGCAGGCGTTAAAGCGTTTCCTCGGTGCCCAGCACCATGGTCGCCTGGCTGGAGAGTTCGCCGCCATTGCCGTGGGCCAGCGCCAGCTTCGCGTCCTTGACCTGGCGCGCGCCGGCCGTGCCCTGCAGCTGCTGCACGGCTTCGACGATGGTGAACAGCCCGTACATGCCCGGGTGCACGCACGACAGGCCGCCGCCATTGGTGTTGACCGGCAGCTCGCCGCCGGGCGCGATGCGCCCGCCTTCGACAAAGGCGCCGGCCTCGCCCTTCCGGCAAAAGCCCAGGTCCTCGAGAAACAGCAGGGTATTGATGGTGAACGCGTCGTAGACCTCGACGACATCGATGTCCTTGGGCGTGACGCCGGCCTGGGCCATGGCGCGCGGGCCCGAGATCGCGGCCGCGGTGGTGGTCAGGTCCGGCATCGAGGTGATGTCGCGGTGGTGCGTCGACGCGGCGTTGCCCAGGATGTAGACCGGCCGCTGCGCCAGGCTTTTGGCGCGGTCGGCGCGCGTCATGACGATGGCCGCGGCGCCGTCGGTGACCAGGCAGCAGTCGCGCACCGACAGCGGGTCGCTGACCAGGCGCGACGCCAGGTACTCGTGCATGCCCAGCGGCTCGCGCAGGAAGGCGTCGGGATTGAGCTGCGCCCACTGGCGCGCGGCAATCGCCACCGCGCCCAGCTGTTCGCGCTTGAGGCCGTATTCATGCATGTAGCGCGAGGTGGCCAGCGCATACGCGCCCACCGGCCGCGGCAGCTTGTACGGCGCTTCGTAGGGCGAGGGCCGCATCGCGCTGACCAGCCCGCCCGCGGCGCTGCGCTGGTTGCTGCCGTAGGCCACCAGCGCCACGTCGCACTGGCCCGCTTCCAGCGCCAGCGCGGCCCACATGCAGTGCGTGAGGAACGCCGAGCCGCCGGTGCGGTTGTTGTCCGTGACCTGGGGCGTGATGCCCAGGTACTCGGCAAACGTCAGGCCCGAGAGGAAGTCGTCGGGCAGGCCGATGAACAGCCCGTCGACATCGCCGGGCTTCAAGCCGGCCGAGGCCAGCGCGCGCAGGCTGGCCGATACCGCCAGGTCCATCGAGGACAGGCCGGGCGCCTCGCCCATGCCGTAGGTGGCCGACGCCACGATGGCGGTCTTGCCGCGCGGAAATTTGTCTTGGCTCATGGTGTCTGGGCTTTCCTATGGCTGGGCGTCGAACACGACCAGGGGCTTGCCGTCGGCGCTGGCGATGCGCGCCTTCACGGCCATGCCGATGCGCACTTCCCCGGGCGCCACGCCCTCGACGCGGCTCATCATGCGCGGGCCCTCGGCGAGCTGCACCAGGGCCACGTTGAACGCCGGCTCGGGCGGCTTGCGCCGCACCACGGTGGTCGCATGGACAATGCCGTCGCCGCTGGCCGCGACCCATTCGAGATCGCGGTTGCCGGTGCGCGGCTCGGCCACGCGCGGGTAGAACACATAGCCGCCCGAGCTGCGCGAGCGCTGCAGCATGAAGCGGCCTTCGGCCAGGTGGGCGAAATACTCGCGCTCGGGCTGCGGCACGCGCGCCTCGGCGGCGGGGGTCTGGGAATCCTGGGTCACTGCTTGTCCTCCGTGGGCCAGCTGTAGAGCGCCGGCTGTTTGTCGATGAAGCGCTGCACCGCCTGCTGGTGGAAGCGGCTTTCGCGGCACATCGCCTGGGCCATGGCCTCCTGCGCGCAGACGCTGTGGCGCTCGCTCTCGAAAGCCCGGTTCATGATCGACTTGGCCAGGCCGATGGCGCCGGCCGGTGCCTGCTCGAAACGCGCCGCGAGTTCCAGCGCCGCCTGGCGCAGGTCGCCGTCGACGATCCGGTGCACCAGTCCCATGCGCCGGGCCTCGTCGGTGTCCACCACGCGCCCGGTGAACACCAGTTCCTTGGCCGTGGACAAGCCCACGGCGCGCGGCAGCAGATACATCGCGGCCATGTCGGGCACGTAGCCGATGCGGCTGAACACCGCGCAGAACGTGGCGCGCGGCGTGGCCAGCACGAAATCCGCGCACAGCGCGAACGACAGCCCGGCGCCGAACGCCACGCCGTCGATAGCGGCAATCACCGGCTTTTCGATGTCGATCAGTTCATTGAACCAGCGGTGGATGTTGAGGATGCGCTCGCGGCCCTCGAAGACGTCGCGTTCCGCGGCCTGGGCCTCGGCCAGGATCTTCACGTCGCCGCCGGCGCAAAAGTGCTTGCCGGCGCCGGTGATGACGATGGCCTTGACCTGCGGGTCGTCGCGCAGCTGCGGCACGGCCTGGGCCAGTTCGCTGCGCATCTGGTAGTCGAGCGCGTTGCGCGCCTCGGGCCGGTTCAGCGTGAGCACGGCGGTGCTGCCCACGCGTTCGACAAGAATGGCTGGCATCTGCGGTCCCCGGCTCAATGCGTGACCTGGATCAGCCACTGGGCGACCAGCACCGGGCGCTCCACGCCGTCGGCATGCACTTCGACGTTCCAGGTGCAGCGCAGCCCGCCCGGCGCCACGTCCTCGGCCTTGACCAGCGTGAAGCGGCCATGCACCTGCGCGCCGCTCTTGACCGGGCCGGTGAAGCGCACCTTGTCGAAGCCGTAGTTCACGCCATGCCGGCGGTTGGGAAACTTCAGGCACTGGCCGTACCAGGCGGGCAGCAGCGACAGCGTCAGCAGGCCGTGCGCAATGGTCGAGCCATACGGCGATTC encodes:
- a CDS encoding thiolase — its product is MSQDKFPRGKTAIVASATYGMGEAPGLSSMDLAVSASLRALASAGLKPGDVDGLFIGLPDDFLSGLTFAEYLGITPQVTDNNRTGGSAFLTHCMWAALALEAGQCDVALVAYGSNQRSAAGGLVSAMRPSPYEAPYKLPRPVGAYALATSRYMHEYGLKREQLGAVAIAARQWAQLNPDAFLREPLGMHEYLASRLVSDPLSVRDCCLVTDGAAAIVMTRADRAKSLAQRPVYILGNAASTHHRDITSMPDLTTTAAAISGPRAMAQAGVTPKDIDVVEVYDAFTINTLLFLEDLGFCRKGEAGAFVEGGRIAPGGELPVNTNGGGLSCVHPGMYGLFTIVEAVQQLQGTAGARQVKDAKLALAHGNGGELSSQATMVLGTEETL
- a CDS encoding enoyl-CoA hydratase/isomerase family protein → MPAILVERVGSTAVLTLNRPEARNALDYQMRSELAQAVPQLRDDPQVKAIVITGAGKHFCAGGDVKILAEAQAAERDVFEGRERILNIHRWFNELIDIEKPVIAAIDGVAFGAGLSFALCADFVLATPRATFCAVFSRIGYVPDMAAMYLLPRAVGLSTAKELVFTGRVVDTDEARRMGLVHRIVDGDLRQAALELAARFEQAPAGAIGLAKSIMNRAFESERHSVCAQEAMAQAMCRESRFHQQAVQRFIDKQPALYSWPTEDKQ
- a CDS encoding Zn-ribbon domain-containing OB-fold protein, giving the protein MLQRSRSSGGYVFYPRVAEPRTGNRDLEWVAASGDGIVHATTVVRRKPPEPAFNVALVQLAEGPRMMSRVEGVAPGEVRIGMAVKARIASADGKPLVVFDAQP
- a CDS encoding MaoC family dehydratase is translated as MVTLDSPEAIRAFVGKSATSAPLQIDQSMIDRFADITGDHQWLHVDVERAAQESPYGSTIAHGLLTLSLLPAWYGQCLKFPNRRHGVNYGFDKVRFTGPVKSGAQVHGRFTLVKAEDVAPGGLRCTWNVEVHADGVERPVLVAQWLIQVTH
- a CDS encoding SDR family NAD(P)-dependent oxidoreductase, with the translated sequence MQTPDFSLDNKQIIVTGAAQGIGKALASTIVALGGKVVAVDLNDAALAALRAELGEGRCVTVIGSVTDPAVAQAAVDAGVAAFGGVNGLVNNAGVTRTAMIDKMTLESWQTVIDVHLTGAFQFLQALGRHLLARAKAGEQIAGSIVNISSDAGRRGTIGQINYGTAKAGVLGMTMCAAREWAKYNIRCNTVGFGVVETPMTETIRGEKFADTYLAQIPLGRWGEAGEVARPVAFLLSDAASYVTGQHLSVNGGYTIGV